The segment catattttattcatttttaaaatttaacatcaatacaattaataatgaaaatattcatagtattaaataaaaatttttaactaAACATATATTTCTTATAATATTCCTAAACAATTCCTTTGAATATTATTtcctttttatatattaaaattagtgaaaataataaaataattcttaaatgcATTAAATTAATTACTTTTTCCCTTAGTGATGGAACTGAACTAAATATTTTGGATCTTTTGAATTAATCGCAAACATATTTGGATAATATCAAATATAACTCCACATATTTGCTAATTAATTTGTGCATATTAAAATTTAGTGAAAAGcaataaaataattcttaaatgcATTAAATTAATAATCTTTTGAATTAATTCCAAACATATTCAGGTACTATCAAATATAACTTCacatatttactaatttaaaaataaaaaataaattaagaaaaaattgaataaaaataatatgaagcATGTTCAATAATTTAAGGAAATTTGTATACTTCATTTTTCACCTTACAAATAATGAAGTTGCAAACACGTATAATTTTtcaacataaaattaaaaaaataaactaaaattgatACAAATCGATcataaatcataatataaactatCAAGAATGTAAAAgttaaaatgtatttttaaaattttttcaattatcatattttcaaaatgttagaaattttgcaataatttttaataaataagtgtaatacattttgaatttatatatacaATCAAAACTGTGCATTGCACATGAAGACAaactagtgtatatatatatatatatatatatatatactataagGTTGTTATGTTTTTAATGTGTtcatattataaaaatttgaCATGTTTTAAGGAAAAAAAGCATTTATAGAAGAAAAATTACAatataaaccctaaacctttttatataatttttaacgcTTTACAAGTTATATTTTGTAATTAATCTTTCTAATTTACAAGTATTTAataattcaacttataattttacATAATAAGTGAATGTAAATTGCTTCCTATATTCAATTATTAATAATGTTACAAATAAATTATTGGCGGTcacaaaattaaatttaattagtaatCTATATTCActtattaataattaaaactaagttagaaatatttgtatttaataatttaaactaattaataatttGTAAGTGATGAGATTTTGACTTCATAATATTTACATTACAGTTTGAATCTAGTACGGGATAATATTTATATGAAACCTTCACAGATATCCTCATTTATTTTAAGATCTAAacctaattcaatttaaaatgagtgattcatataaaataaaactcTCCCAATAATATTAGCTatactttaaaatttaaacttaagAAAAAATCCCTTAAGACTTCTAGCTTTTGATTTCAACCAGAATTTTACCTaaccttttaaaataattttttttccgaCATAATTGAAGTTTGTGAAAAGAATAGGTCTATCTGATCTGATAGTCATTATAATTTGGTTGCATGACTGATCCCGTCCCGGGTGTTTTGTCTGGTTGAGAATAAATGGACCAAAAATGctgccttttttttaaaaaatagaataaaatctgTCCGAGGTCTTTGATGAAATGATAGAGGAAATGATGGTTAGGTTTGGCCTCTGTTACcttttaacataaaattttgCTTAAACCATTACAATGGATTGGAAGCTAGTTAACTAAGCCAGACAAAACAGCCCCCCTCATGATTAATACCACAAAACAGATCCCCCAATGATTAATACCTATGTGAAGTATTTGATTATGATTAGGTTAAAATTTGTCATAACCCTTGTACTATTTGAAAGTTAAAAATTTTCtccttgtatttttatttttagaatattattttttatttttaaattttaaaatttgagtttagttattaaattttaaaaattaaattaaagtttattataacatattattTTGGTTACATAGTTATgaggtgatttttttttataaattgttataccaacaaaattaacaaaataatttaataatattaacagttggacctgaaatttaaaatttgaaaagtaaatgaattaaatttataaaattaaatataaagagactaaattataaattttcaaaagATAGAGggcttataacatattttaactttaTGTTTATTATGTATGGATAATAGTGATACGGAAAATAAACCTGTATGCGAAATCGACAGAAATTCAAACAATTTCGTAAACGTAACAGTGCTGATCACGTACGTATACGAACCAGCAATCATTAGTCCTAACTACGAAGTTGAAATTAACCGCAAATAATTACAAACAAGTACAGCGTAGAATCGAACGGTTCTGtaaaagaagggaaaaaaaaagaaccACGAAGATCATAGCTGAGCGGGGACGACCGTGCGAATTTTGTAAAGAGATTCCTAAACAGATTAGCCACAGTGCCAAAGCCATCACTGTGAGTAAACACAACATTGTCCACAACGCAATAACAACAACGAAAGTTCGCCGACGTTTCCTTGAACCTTCTCTTCCTAAAATCCAATTCCCTCGCTTTTCACTTTACTCctcctctctttttctttttcaaaaaggaaaaaaaaaaggagagagagaaattttattctcttttttttttttgggtggaTAAAAATCGAATCACCTTTGAAGAGAAAGAGAAGTGTTTTTCGAGTTTGGGGTTTTGTTTTTTTTGAGAAATGCAAAGTTCAAAATAAGCTAGGAGAAgagggaaaagaaagagagagagaggtgTTTTGTTGTGTTAGTAGTTTCTGGGCAACCAAACAGGGCtgagtttgaaaaaaaaatgcaAATGAAGTATATGGCGAGAGAGAAGAGAGGTTTAGATTCGAGTTCTGGTGATGAAGGGCCTGACAGGAAACGACCTGCTCTTGCTAGGTCTCTTCACTCTCTTCTCTTTtctcaaatcaaacattttgttgattttgtattatatttatttatattgggTGCAATGTGGTTAATGTAAGGATACAGTTTTAATTGAATTCCGAGTTCAGTAAATTGAATCTGAAACATGCTATGCATTAAATGGTTTACTTTAGATTCTGTTAGACGTTATTGGAATTTGGaatagccaatatatatatatttagacaAAAACTCTTAAACAGCTTTCTCAGGGAATAAAATCTATTCTTTTAAAAGAATAATTTTGGATTATTCTggtttaattatatataaaatataaagagCATGGAGACCATAGTTGTGTTGTTTCATTACGAGCCAAATGAAAAATGGGGCATGGGTGTTAGTGCCAGTTGCAGTGTTTTGACTGACCGAGCTtagtaaaaccataaaaaatataaaataaaataaaaaaaacctgTCTTTCTTGCCTCGACTTTGTTTTTTtgtaaaatatatgaaaaacGAGCAACTTTACTACCGAGGAATCAAGATTTGATGCATAGTTTTAAATGGTGTTTGGGTTCATCCTTGTGTCAAGCTGCTGCTAGGTTTTTTGGTAACATAAAGCTTTGACATTGATGCAGTGTGATTGTTGAAGCACTGAAGGTGGACAGTCTGCAGAAACTTTGCTCATCATTGGAGCCTATTCTTCGGAGAGTTGTAAGATTCCGTTTTTATTCTTCTCTTTTGATCTTCTTTCCATATTCTCATTTTGAAGCTGATGTTCTATAAACTCAAACACTTCTGGTCTGGGTAATATGAACAGGTCAGTGAAGAAGTGGAACGTGCTTTAGCAAAGCTGGGCTCTGCCAAGCTTTCGGCTAAGTATGgaattcctttttttcatttttggttCTAAAATTGCAATAATAATACAAGAAGAAAATGGTTtcaatacttttggaaaactttCTTTTTAATCATTGCTCTATCTCCCAATAAAATTTTATTGCAAAAATAATCAGGTTTGGAAAAACACTTACATTGTACTAGCGCGTTTGGTTTTTCTTTCACTTATGTGCCCCATCACTGTTCATCTAATCACAACATTATTGCCTATTATAAACCCGTTGGTTGCATTCATTCTCATGTTATTTGGCTTCAAATTTCATCTCTTCTTCTCTTGATTATTCAGAAATCTGGTGACAGTTGCTCCTACTGATGCAGTTTTTCCCCGCATTGTTCCAATTAATGTGTTTTCCCGTTACCATTAAGAGTATTTTTGTGAggagtttttgatgattctgCATTTATTTTTCGTACTCACAATGGTTTAGAAAATGCAGGTCTTCTCCTAAGTGGATAGAAGGACCTGATGGAAGAAATTTGCAGCTGCACTTTAGATCCAGGTTGTCCCTTCCTCTGTTTACAGGAGGGAAGGTCGAAGGGGAGCAAGGTACCGCTATCCATATCGTCCTGGTCGATGCAAACACCGGTCATGTCGTAACATGCGGTCCCGAATCCATAGCCAAGCTTGATGTCTTCGTGCTCGAGGGTGATTTTAACAATGAAGATGATGATAACTGGACTGAAGAAGAATTTGACAGTCATATCGTCAAGGAGCGTGAAGGGAAGAGGCCACTACTAACTGGAGATCTGCAAGTAATGCTCAAGGATGGTGTAGGAACACTAGGGGAGTTGACATTTACTGACAACTCGAGCTGGATTAGGAGCAGGAAATTCAGGCTGGGGCTAAAGGTTGCCCCTGGTTGTTGTGATGGTATCCGTATTCGTGAAGCGAAAACAGAAGCCTTCACCGTTAAGGATCACCGAGGAGAATGTGAGTGTTCTTAAATTTGGTTATAAAACAAAGCATCCGTATTTGTGCAGTGAAAACAGACTTAAAAGCCAGTAAATTGTCTATTTCCTTTTTGTTTTCACTTAACAGTATATAAGAAACACTATCCACCTGCGTTACACGATGAAGTGTGGAGATTAGAGAAGATTGGCAAAGATGGGTCGTTTCACAAGCGGCTCAATAAAGCTGGGATCTTTACAGTTGAAGACTTTCTACGACTTGTGATTAGGGACTCGCAAAGGCTGAGAAATGTAAGGCTTCTTTGTCTCATCCTCTAATCTCAATCATATTttaattcttcttcttcttctttctgtAACTAAATTTTGACCCATTTCTTGTAGATTCTTGGAAGTGGAATGTCTAATAAGATGTGGGATGTTCTGGTGGAGCATGCAAAAACTTGTGTTCTAAGTGGGAAACTTTATGTTTATTACCCTGATGATGTGAGGAGTGTTGGCATAGTCTTTAACAGCATCCACGAGTTGAGTGGCCTAATTGCTAATGGACAATTTTATGCAGCTGATTCTCTTGCAGACAACCAGAAGGTAAGTATATACTTGCATTCATCTTCAAACCGGTTCAGGCTACAGAAGAAAATGGAACGTTATCTACTACTCTTAATTTTTACTATATGATAATTAATTGAAATGGCTTTGTTTTTGGCTTCTTGCAGGTTTACGTGGATGCTTTGGTGAAGAAAGCATATGAAAATTGGATGCATGTTATAGAGTATGATAGTAAATCTCTGCTAGGCTCTAAGGAAGATGACAGTGCAGGTCCTTCACAAGCCAATGTTCCAATGGATCCACAAGGTTATCCAATTTCAATCAACCAGCAACACACTCTACCAACCCTGTCAGTTCCAGTTCCTTCAGAGCAGCCTCCTATAGATTCTAGTCTAAATGTTGGAGGTAATGAAATTTTCACTTTTTATATGCTGTCTGCTGTTCAGCTTGTCCGACTGCTATATATTAAGTTTGTCTTGACTGTGTTGTTTGTCTCCCTAGGTTATGACGATAGTATGGCGGCGAGAATGTCAATGCAATCACAAAATGTGCATCTTCATGCTCAGAATCAGTTCAGTGGCTCTTCATTCACTCTACAAAATCCTTTGGTCAGTGGTACACACCAGGTCCAGGTTCCAGGACATGACAATGAGCCAGCTCTTGGTCCATGTCAATCGTCCATGCCAGGTTTCCACGAGGGCGGGACATCACACATTCCTACTTACAAGGGAATCGATGATTTCTTCTCAGAGGAAGAGATTAAAATGAGAAGCaatgaaatgcttgataatgaagACATGCAGCATTTGCTTCGTATCTTTAACATGGGAAGCCATTGCCATGCtactcctcctcctcctcccttTAATGCTATTGAAGATACTCATCCGTATCCCTCAACATATATGCCGACCCCATCCCTGGCTTACGGTTTCGATAATGATGCTTCACGTTCGTCAGGCAAAGCCGTAGTGGGATGGCTCAAGCTTAAGGCAGCTCTGAGATGGGGCATCTTCATTAGGAAAAAGGCTGCTGAAAGACGAGCACACCTCATCGAGTTAGATGATTCGTAGATTATATCTATAGGCTCCCAAGTCCAACCAAAGCAAGAAGGACTCAAAAGACATTTAGGTTTGTTGGCAGGGTCTGGCTGCCATCAATGAAGTATTCCTGTTTGTACATTTCTTGTCTGTACAGTATGCTTCCATCCTAAACTAGTAAGGTCACAATCCTGGTGGAGGCTAGAAATGTTAGCAGATGTAACAGATGTATGTTACTAGTCTAAGACATATAGATGACCAGCATCTATTGTTTTATGTTGAGGTCTAACGAAATAAAAACAAAGTAAGGCAACGTTTATTTGTGTTAGTGATAAGTGATAACATTGCCTGAGCAAAATCTCACTGCTGTATAAATTAATGGGACTATGTTTTTATTTACCCTGCAATGGCGGTTCATAAAAGGGACCAAAAAGAAAAGGAGTGATATTCGTTGTGGCAGTTATGGAATTTTATAGGGCTAAACACGTTATCCACGAGTGCATGGATTACTACAGACCAATAATTGCGAGTGAAATGTAATAATTCGAGGATTGAGGAACGTTGACGTGGGAAGACGTTTAAACTTTAAAGAGAGTGAGTCCAAGTATAGTTGAGAACATGATGTGCGGATCTGGTCCCCCACAGGACAGGAGATTCCAACTCACCCTTTCATGTCTTTTCATTAGTAGTTTTCAATGGATATCGTCGCCTCTGCCATTATCCCATCGCTCTCTTGTTTTCTTCTGCCGTATGCAAAACAGTAAGGACTCGTGTATGCTTTGATGAAACGACATGGATATCTACGGTAGGTTCTGCTACCCATTTTACTTTGATGAAAATCTATTGCTTTGTTTCTCAGTTCTACGCATTTTACTTTTTGTTAATAGATTTTTTTATATCTATTAACAGGGGTGAAAGTAAAAAATTTGGATTCtgggttaattttttaaaattaaatgtttataaaAATTCATATAAACTAATATGTTCTTTCTCTACATCACTGATAgactttatttaaaaatattttttattcatgTAATAAATTTAAGTCTTTAAATACATAAAGGTTTTCATCAAGTCAACATACAATTAGAATTTTTTTCACAAAACAAAAATCACTTTGCTTTTTGGTGTAAGAATACAATATTTTAAGCACAAGATTCACAATAATCATACTAGCAAcaacaattttaaataaaagtttaatttctaatcaatattaaaaaattcaagattataaatataattatttcaaGTATTTATAAATACAATCATTACTAATTTCTTTAAGGATTTGTATTAATCAGCCTCTAAAATTATTATTCGATCACGATGCTAGTAATCTCATGtaaaattaatattccaaaatcaTTCACTAAATGAAAAACTCAATCTTGCAAAAATAACTCCTAATTTATCATAAGAAAAACTAGAATCTTAATATTTTTTTAGATATTAATCAATAAGgcatgaaaagaaaaattaagaaaGAGTTGTTACTAAGTTAGACAGACCAACatgaaaatattgaaaatttgaacATCTATCTTGTAAAGATATTAGAGAGAGCGAGAATAAAAAATTTTGAGAGAAAAATTATTTGTGTTAGAAGAAAATAAATGGATTAGAGATTTTAGATTTTAATGTGGgaagaaatttatttattttatataaaataattccttttcaattttttttatggtCAATACATCAATTATATATTTTTGATGGGTttgataaacatattaaatccAAGTTAAATTTAGAGTGAACAAAGTTATCCTAACTTCCACAAAATTGGAACCAAGACAACGAGAATAGTTGTACGGTCTCAATTTGAAATTTACTACCCAAGAAACATGAAAGGGAGAGAGGAGGTAACAGGTGATTTGCATCATTGTGATATTGGATAATGTACTTGGTTGAAAATAATCCATTGAATTATTCAACATATTATACTTAAGAGGCTGTCAAATGAAATCTACTGCTTAGATTAATGGCATGTCTTATTCTGAGCAGCTGAGTTCCTGATCAGCTCCTATTTAAAAGCCTCCATGAAACAGACATGTATGCATGGCCCTGTGTCCCTACAATGGCATCAAATTCTTCTGCAGTTttactttttcatttctttagccCCAAAAAGAAAGGGAATTATTCTTATGCTAATAACCAGAAGCTAGAGTAGCGTAAAGGGATGgactcttttctttttaaacctttgcatccatttttttttttttttacgaaagCTCAAAGTTTAGCACTCGGAAAAAGTGTGTAGCTACTTTGAAAATAGAACATGCTTTGTCAATAAGCTGTGTGGACAGTACATTAtccttttaaaattcaaaatacctTAAAAAACGATAAATATCATCTTCTACATGCATGCAGATAGACAAAAGTCGGAGGAGGTAGCAGTTATTCGGTATCTGATTCTCAAAACAGCATCTTCATCCACTATGTAGACCATGGCGCGCCTTCTTAAATACAGCAAATGTATAAGCTCTACACCTGCCCTTGGATTCTTTGGTATAGGAGATGTACAGATTTCAGATCCTTCATGTTTGCCTGACAGGATTGATCTATTGCTTAAAAGAAACTCGAGGCCTATCTACTTGGATTCTGACTCAAATGTAAACACCAcagtaaattatatttttatcagGACAATTATTGTAAATCCTTAGCAGTCGGTACATGAGAATTAATTTCAACCATTTATATAATCCAATCAGTACGGTTGGATCTGGGTAGCTCAATTATAAATACAGCCCTTACATTTTTTTAGTtaagaatatttttaaaaatatttactcaaacacttggtgCGATTTGTTAGATTAAAGTTTTAGCTCTATAAATGCTAACAACGGAGACTGAAAATattaaagaaaaagatgatatggTGTGACCAAGAGTAAGCAGAGCAATAATAATAAAGTTATAGGTAATTTTGTAAGGTCTAAGGACGTGAAGTGCAAAAAATTAACAGATGTCAAACCATGTAAAAGCTATAAATTTATTTTGAGCTTACAGTGATATTGAAATGTTCAAGGCACATTAGACAAAGGTAATCGGGGTTCACATACCTTGCTCctgacccttttttttttaaagaatcgGGAATAGACACACAAGGAGCCCCTAAAGTAAAACCAAGCTTTTCACCTTAAATAAAGGTGATAACCATCAGGAATAGACAACAAAATAGCTTCCAAAGGAGCAGAGTCATCAGCACTATGCATTTTTCCCCCTTTCATATGTCTTCAGGTCATTAGCGGTATCTGAGGAAGAGCCACCAGCTAATCGGAACGAAGATAAAGAAAATAACATGATGCTGACAATGTTTTAGTGatgataatatgaaattatatataaatagcATTTACAACTTTCACTTAAACATGGAAACAAATAAATGTTTGACCTAGGAGGAGAGTACCTTGTAGTAACTGACATAAAAAATAGCTGAAAACATAGATGCTGATAAAGATGGGAGAGCAAATACTGGAGCCGCTGGCCAGTTTTCTGGTTGAATACCGTTAAATGAAAGGAATGCAAATAAAAGCAATCTCCAAGAGTGATGTTGCTAGATATATTAGCGGGATTCCATTTAAGACCCAGTTTCTTGGAAGCAAAGGGAGTAAAAAGGAAGGTGGGGAGATAGGCAGAGGATTGTGTAAAAATAATGTCCTCCTTTGCAAATGGTAGTCTTGCTAATAGATTACTTAACAACACATTAAGTTGTCTTAACTTAAAAAAACATTCCCATATATCTGCAGGAGTCGGTGCAAATAGTGTATGCTTCAGCATCTATAACTCAGATGCATGCAAAAAAATTCATTCGCCCATGCCATAAGTATATACGGGTAAATCAACTGTCACTGAAGGTGTGTTGATGCAAAGCAGGCAGACTTATCATTCAAAGTCATTGTTCATAAGCAGTGCAGTAGTGCATTTGTACGCTCTGATTGGCGATTGCTCAAGAACATAGTTAATATATGTAGTCTCATGCTGTGTGAAACACTTGTAAGTATCAAAATAAGAAAAACCCAAAAGAGTAATAAAAATcgccgttgccggggatcgaACCCGGGTCACCCGCGTGACAAGCGGGAATACTTACCACTATACTACAACGACTCAGTTGTCAATCTGGTCACATATTAAACTTTTGTTTGTATATTCATGTAAACAACAATTCTCTTGAAAACTTTTATGAGTACGATGCTCTGAGAATAATAATTAGTAATAACTTATAATCTAAAGAAGAACCAGACAGGAAAATAAGATTGAGGTTTAACAgagtttaaaatttcaaaactttttctttctagGGGATAATTTTTCGAGTTACAATTTGTTCATTgtaacccataaatatttttaacagTTATTTAGCACTGAACCATGTGAAATATTAGTCCATTTGACTGACATATGTATCCCCAATCCATTTTTATatgtaataattataaaattagattctttttaaattataaaagaagAGTAAAACTTTAATCATAATGATTAGCACAATTCAAACTTAAACCACATTTAAAATAGTGTAAATTCTCTAGCCATCACATTATAGGATTCCATAAAAATAGGCTTTAAATcttttcatttaaaatttaataatacaaTATATTTGATACACAAAGCTGTAATGAACCAAACCGTGCCATATGGTTAaaagtaagttctagaatttatttttaaatataattatatgaattaatacataataaatataCTGTCAATATTCCAAACTTAATCATATAAACCCAAACAATCTTCGCAATTAGAAATGTTATGAGAAAGGACCATAAAAGTGCGGGGCCTGGCCTTTATATTCCTACCTAAAAGTAGGGCCCTAACTCCCAGTGTCTAGCTAAACCAAGGAAGTATGGTTTTCAAAATTCAGTTTATGGGGTCTC is part of the Gossypium arboreum isolate Shixiya-1 chromosome 5, ASM2569848v2, whole genome shotgun sequence genome and harbors:
- the LOC108450661 gene encoding calmodulin-binding protein 60 B-like, which codes for MQMKYMAREKRGLDSSSGDEGPDRKRPALASVIVEALKVDSLQKLCSSLEPILRRVVSEEVERALAKLGSAKLSAKSSPKWIEGPDGRNLQLHFRSRLSLPLFTGGKVEGEQGTAIHIVLVDANTGHVVTCGPESIAKLDVFVLEGDFNNEDDDNWTEEEFDSHIVKEREGKRPLLTGDLQVMLKDGVGTLGELTFTDNSSWIRSRKFRLGLKVAPGCCDGIRIREAKTEAFTVKDHRGELYKKHYPPALHDEVWRLEKIGKDGSFHKRLNKAGIFTVEDFLRLVIRDSQRLRNILGSGMSNKMWDVLVEHAKTCVLSGKLYVYYPDDVRSVGIVFNSIHELSGLIANGQFYAADSLADNQKVYVDALVKKAYENWMHVIEYDSKSLLGSKEDDSAGPSQANVPMDPQGYPISINQQHTLPTLSVPVPSEQPPIDSSLNVGGYDDSMAARMSMQSQNVHLHAQNQFSGSSFTLQNPLVSGTHQVQVPGHDNEPALGPCQSSMPGFHEGGTSHIPTYKGIDDFFSEEEIKMRSNEMLDNEDMQHLLRIFNMGSHCHATPPPPPFNAIEDTHPYPSTYMPTPSLAYGFDNDASRSSGKAVVGWLKLKAALRWGIFIRKKAAERRAHLIELDDS